A single window of Methylacidimicrobium sp. AP8 DNA harbors:
- the groES gene encoding co-chaperone GroES produces the protein MTEPNIRPLGDRILVKLIEEQETKKGGIIIPDTAKEKPQEATVIAVGPGRLEEGKRIPIELKKGDRVLISKYGGTEVKIEGESYQILREDDVLAVVGG, from the coding sequence ATGACCGAACCGAATATTCGCCCCTTAGGGGATCGAATCCTCGTCAAGTTGATCGAGGAGCAGGAGACCAAAAAGGGCGGAATCATCATTCCGGATACCGCCAAGGAAAAACCGCAGGAGGCCACGGTGATAGCCGTCGGTCCGGGCCGGCTGGAGGAAGGCAAGCGTATTCCCATCGAGCTCAAGAAAGGGGATCGCGTCCTGATCAGCAAGTACGGCGGCACCGAGGTGAAGATCGAAGGGGAGTCCTATCAGATCCTTCGGGAAGATGACGTCCTTGCCGTGGTTGGAGGATAA
- the groL gene encoding chaperonin GroEL (60 kDa chaperone family; promotes refolding of misfolded polypeptides especially under stressful conditions; forms two stacked rings of heptamers to form a barrel-shaped 14mer; ends can be capped by GroES; misfolded proteins enter the barrel where they are refolded when GroES binds), which translates to MAAKQLIFDEAARHALLRGIEKLTKAVKATLGPAGRNVILDKKFGAPTITKDGVTVAKEIELEDPWENMGAQLVREVASKTSDVAGDGTTTATVLADAIYREGLKNVTAGANPMDLKRGIDKAVSAVVDELKRVARKVKEKEEIKQVATVSANWDASVGEIIADALDKVGKDGTVTVEEGKQIATTLEVVEGMQFDKGYISPYFVTNAEELEAVLENPYILIHEKKISSLKDLLPLLEKIAKAGRPLLIIAEDVEGEALATLVVNKLRGTLQVCAVKAPGFGDRRKAMLEDIAILTGGRCLTEDLGIKLENVQLEDLGRAKKVVVEKENTTIIEGSGSASAIQGRANQIRKQIEETTSDYDREKLQERLAKLAGGVAVVSVGAATETELKEKKARVEDALHATRAAVEEGIVAGGGVALLRCQPCVSKLDLKGDEKVGAQIVERALEEPLRALANNAGLEGSVIVNAVKARNGDEGYNVATREYVDMIKAGIVDPAKVTRTALQNAASVAGLLLTTEAMVTEIPEKEKKATPPSPGAGDEY; encoded by the coding sequence ATGGCTGCAAAACAACTCATCTTCGACGAAGCGGCGCGCCATGCCCTGCTGCGCGGTATCGAGAAGCTGACCAAGGCCGTCAAGGCGACACTGGGGCCGGCGGGTCGTAACGTCATCCTGGACAAAAAGTTCGGAGCACCGACCATCACCAAGGACGGGGTGACGGTGGCGAAGGAGATCGAACTGGAGGATCCCTGGGAGAATATGGGAGCCCAGCTCGTTCGCGAGGTGGCGTCCAAGACCAGCGATGTCGCCGGCGACGGTACGACGACCGCCACAGTTCTTGCCGATGCGATCTACCGGGAAGGCCTGAAGAATGTGACGGCCGGTGCCAATCCGATGGATCTCAAGCGCGGAATCGACAAGGCGGTCAGCGCGGTGGTCGACGAGCTCAAGCGAGTCGCCCGGAAGGTGAAGGAGAAAGAGGAGATCAAGCAGGTGGCCACGGTCTCCGCGAACTGGGATGCCTCGGTGGGCGAAATCATTGCCGACGCGCTCGATAAGGTAGGCAAGGACGGCACCGTCACGGTCGAGGAAGGGAAGCAGATCGCGACCACGCTCGAGGTGGTGGAAGGCATGCAGTTCGACAAGGGCTACATTTCCCCCTACTTCGTTACCAACGCCGAAGAGCTGGAAGCGGTGTTGGAAAATCCCTACATCCTCATCCATGAGAAAAAGATCTCGAGCCTGAAGGACCTGCTTCCCCTTCTGGAGAAGATCGCAAAGGCGGGCCGTCCGCTGCTCATCATCGCGGAGGACGTGGAGGGCGAGGCCCTGGCAACGCTTGTGGTTAACAAGCTGCGCGGCACCCTCCAGGTTTGCGCGGTGAAGGCACCCGGGTTCGGCGATCGCCGGAAGGCGATGCTGGAAGACATCGCGATCCTGACCGGTGGGCGTTGTCTGACCGAAGATCTGGGCATCAAGCTCGAAAACGTGCAGCTTGAGGACCTGGGCCGCGCCAAGAAGGTCGTCGTCGAGAAGGAGAACACGACGATCATCGAAGGTTCGGGTTCGGCCAGCGCCATCCAGGGGCGAGCGAACCAGATCCGGAAGCAGATCGAGGAGACCACCTCCGATTACGATCGCGAGAAGCTGCAGGAACGTCTGGCGAAGCTGGCCGGAGGAGTGGCCGTCGTCAGCGTGGGTGCCGCGACCGAAACCGAGCTCAAGGAGAAAAAGGCGCGCGTGGAAGACGCCCTCCATGCGACCCGTGCTGCGGTCGAGGAGGGGATCGTCGCGGGAGGCGGGGTCGCCCTGCTGCGGTGCCAGCCCTGTGTCAGCAAGCTCGACCTCAAAGGAGATGAGAAGGTGGGAGCGCAGATCGTGGAGCGAGCCCTCGAAGAGCCTCTCCGCGCGCTGGCGAACAACGCCGGATTGGAAGGGAGCGTCATCGTCAATGCGGTGAAGGCCCGGAACGGTGATGAAGGGTACAACGTGGCGACCCGCGAGTATGTCGACATGATCAAGGCGGGGATCGTCGATCCGGCCAAGGTGACGAGGACGGCCTTGCAGAATGCGGCTTCGGTGGCCGGCCTTCTCCTGACCACGGAAGCGATGGTCACGGAGATTCCCGAAAAGGAGAAGAAGGCTACGCCGCCGAGTCCGGGGGCGGGCGACGAATACTAA
- a CDS encoding HU family DNA-binding protein translates to MKEAKKNKRWNRVDLVEHVQKEMGKDTTKALAESAVGAVLDGLKTGIRKASTVQLIGFGTFKVVHRKARIGVNPKTGERLKIKASKSVRFSPGKALKDSL, encoded by the coding sequence ATGAAAGAAGCAAAAAAGAATAAGCGTTGGAATCGGGTCGATCTCGTCGAGCATGTCCAAAAGGAAATGGGGAAGGACACCACGAAGGCCCTTGCCGAATCGGCGGTCGGCGCCGTCCTGGACGGACTCAAGACCGGCATACGGAAAGCGAGCACCGTTCAGCTAATCGGATTCGGCACCTTCAAGGTCGTGCATCGAAAGGCCCGAATCGGGGTAAACCCCAAGACCGGCGAGCGCCTCAAGATTAAAGCATCGAAATCGGTTCGGTTTTCTCCTGGAAAGGCATTGAAGGATAGTTTGTAA